The following coding sequences lie in one Desmodus rotundus isolate HL8 chromosome 1, HLdesRot8A.1, whole genome shotgun sequence genomic window:
- the RPS6 gene encoding small ribosomal subunit protein eS6 — MKLNISFPATGCQKLIEVDDERKLRTFYEKRMATEVAADALGEEWKGYVVRISGGNDKQGFPMKQGVLTHGRVRLLLSKGHSCYRPRRTGERKRKSVRGCIVDANLSVLNLVIVKKGEKDIPGLTDTTVPRRLGPKRASRIRKLFNLSKEDDVRQYVVRKPLNKEGKKPRTKAPKIQRLVTPRVLQHKRRRIALKKQRTKKNKEEAAEYAKLLAKRMKEAKEKRQEQIAKRRRLSSLRASTSKSESSQK, encoded by the exons CTGAACATCTCTTTCCCAGCCACTGGCTGTCAGAAACTCATTGAAGTAGATGATGAACGCAAACTTCGTACTTTTTATGAGAAGCGTATGGCCACAGAAGTTGCTGCTGACGCTCTGGGTGAAGAGTGGAAG GGTTATGTGGTTCGAATCAGTGGTGGGAACGACAAACAAGGTTTCCCCATGAAGCAGGGTGTCCTGACCCATGGCCGTGTCCGCCTGCTGCTGAGCAAGGGGCATTCCTGTTACAGACCGAGGAGGACTGGAGAGCGAAAGCGCAAATCAGTTCGGGGTTGCATTGTGGATGCCAATCTCAGTGTTCTCAACTTGGTCATTGTAAAAAAAG GGGAGAAAGATATTCCTGGTCTCACTGATACTACTGTGCCTCGTCGCCTGGGGCCCAAAAGAGCTAGCAGAATCCGCAAACTTTTCAACCTCTCTAAAGAAGATGATGTCCGCCAATATGTTGTGAGGAAGCCCCTAAACAAGGAAG GTAAGAAACCTAGAACCAAAGCACCTAAGATTCAGCGTCTCGTTACTCCACGTGTCCTGCAACACAAACGTAGGCGTATTGCCCTGAAGAAGCAGCgtactaagaaaaataaggaagaggcTGCAGAGTATGCTAAACTTTTGGCTAAGAGGATGAAG gagGCCAAAGAAAAACGCCAGGAACAAATTGCCAAGAGACGTAGGCTGTCCTCTCTGAGAGCTTCTACCTCTAAGTCTGAGTCCAGCCAAAAATGA